ATATCTGGCGAATCCCAGCGCATCAGACAAAGACCAGCGACCGCACTATGAAGGACTCGGCCTCAACTCCACCCAGATCCAGATCATCACCTCCGCAGCTCCAAAGCGCGATTACTACGTTGTGACACCTGAAGGACGCAGACTCATAAACCTCGCTCTCGGTCCTGTCGCGCTTTCATTTGTCGGGTCATCCGGCAAAGGACACATCGCCCGGATCAAGGAACTTGAAAAAGAACACGGCCCAAGCTGGCCGGAACAATGGCTTGAAGAAAGGCAGGGAGATTTTAGATGATCTACAAAAACACCTTGTATCCAACATTGAGTGCTTCTCCCAAACGCTTGGCCATAGCCTTGCCGATGGGACGTTTGTCATTCTCCATTTCAGAAATATGCCTGCGGGCAATGCCGATTTTATCCGCAAGTTGTTGCTGGGTAAGGTCTTCCTTGTATCTTGCTCCGCGCAAAAGACGTCCGGTTGACGACTCGCCAAAGACCTCTTCAACGCTGAAAAGCTCGTCACCGTCTTCGTTCAGTTCTCTGACTTCAAGACCAGCCAAACGCCAAAAAGCAAGACTCTCTTCAAGAATCTTGGCTGCGTCCTTAACAGGAACCCTTAGACAAATATCAACTGATTCTTTTGTAGTCTGCTTTTTCGTGACTTCCAACATAACGCACCTCTACAAGTTTTACTCCATCGTTGCTTTCTTTCCAGACAGCAACATAACGCGGTTTTCCTTTATTCAGATGGCAATGGTAAAAGCCCGGTTTCCCTTTAAGCTTTCCGTAATTTTTCCAGCCTTCCCGGATAGGTCCATCCTGC
This DNA window, taken from Marinifilum sp. JC120, encodes the following:
- a CDS encoding XRE family transcriptional regulator; translated protein: MCLRVPVKDAAKILEESLAFWRLAGLEVRELNEDGDELFSVEEVFGESSTGRLLRGARYKEDLTQQQLADKIGIARRHISEMENDKRPIGKAMAKRLGEALNVGYKVFL
- a CDS encoding cytotoxic translational repressor of toxin-antitoxin stability system, whose amino-acid sequence is MAWIVKITGRARKQVKLLPEQIAETLHFLLNEIQQDGPIREGWKNYGKLKGKPGFYHCHLNKGKPRYVAVWKESNDGVKLVEVRYVGSHEKADYKRIS